In a single window of the Botrytis cinerea B05.10 chromosome 10, complete sequence genome:
- the Bcfyv10 gene encoding Bcfyv10, producing the protein MADFITTKLNPETHLILDQPLLRLPLELLKKNFKVVHFNLEKESASVKSALKETTDASLNAHASPDDVLKNVDSMLTRMRGLKRKLQSCAEEEKRLQTQSAARIKHISSLYEIKSLEDVKYEEWSQTRLDRLLVDYLLRNGYKESATALAKEKHIEELVDVETFVQMSRIKDSLCKGKVTEALAWCSENKKELRKMESNLEFMLRFQQYVELVRTKDEAKLVESIAHAKKYLLPFRESYPKEVQQACGLLAFNPDTKVTGYGELYSPARWTHLANLFTQTHNELLNLSSVPLLHIALSAGLSALKTPACHSSHTSSISPTSTATTTTSVCPICSIELNELAKDMPYAQHTKSHVENDLVLLPNGHVYGEHRLHEYSRKVGLEEGTYKDLRTGEVFAKSLAKKIFIS; encoded by the exons ATGGCTGATTTCATAACCACCAAGCTAAATCCTGAAACCCATCTAATCCTC GATCAACCACTCCTTCGCCTCCCCCTCGAACTGCTcaaaaaaaactttaaagTGGTGCATTTCAATCTCGAAAAAGAATCTGCGAGCGTTAAATCTGCCTTGAAAGAAACCACTGACGCCTCCCTCAATGCCCATGCTTCTCCCGACGATGTTCTCAAAAATGTTGATTCTATGCTCACTCGCATGCGCGGCCTAAAACGCAAACTCCAATCATGTgccgaagaagagaagagactACAAACTCAATCTGCTGCAAGAATCAAACATATAAGTTCCCTCTATGAAATCAAGAGTTTAGAGGATGTGAAATATGAGGAATGGAGTCAGACACGGCTAGATCGGTTGCTAGTTGATTATTTGCTAAGGAATGGGTATAAAGAGAGTGCTACTGCTCTTGCGAAAGAGAAGCATATTGAGGAGCTGGTGGATGTGGAGACTTTTGTGCAAATGAGCAGGATTAAAGACAGTCTCTGTAAAGGCAAAGTTACGGAGGCGTTGGCATGGTGTTcggagaataagaaagagcTCAGGAAGATGGAG AGCAATCTCGAATTTATGCTTCGTTTTCAGCAGTATGTCGAGTTGGTACGAACAAAAGATGAAGCGAAGTTGGTTGAATCTATCGCACATGCGAAAAAATATCTATTGCCATTCCGGGAAAGCTATCCTAAAGAAGTTCAACAAGCGTGCGGACTTCTTGCATTCAATCCCGATACAAAAGTTACAGGATACGGA GAACTCTATAGTCCCGCCCGCTGGACACACCTGGCCAATCTTTTTACGCAAACGCACAACGAACTCCTTAATCTTTCCTCCGTACCCCTCCTGCACATCGCTCTCTCTGCTGGTCTCTCGGCACTCAAAACCCCTGCCTGTCATTCTTCACatacctcctccatctctcccACTTCCACAGCCACGACGACTACGTCCGTTTGTCCTATCTGCAGCATCGAACTCAACGAACTAGCTAAAGATATGCCTTATGCACAACACACTAAAAGTCACGTTGAAAATGACCTGGTGCTTTTGCCGAATGGTCATGTGTATGGTGAACATCGATTGCACGAGTATAGCCGGAAGGTGGGTCTGGAGGAGGGGACTTATAAAGACTTGAGGACGGGAGAGGTATTTGCGAAGAGCTTAGCcaagaaaatatttatttcataa